From one Streptomyces mobaraensis genomic stretch:
- the glmU gene encoding bifunctional UDP-N-acetylglucosamine diphosphorylase/glucosamine-1-phosphate N-acetyltransferase GlmU has translation MSANRPAAVVVLAAGEGTRMKSATPKVLHSICGRSLVGHVVAAARELEPEQLVVIVGHAREQVSAHLGEIDPDVRTAVQLEQNGTGHAVRMGLEELSREGIRPDGTVIVVCGDTPLLTGTTLRRLAETHAADGNAVTVLSAEVPDSTGYGRIVRDEATGAVTEIVEHKDATETQRAIREINSGVFAFDGRLLADALGKVRTDNSQGEEYLTDVLGILREAGHRVGAAVADDHREILGINNRVQLAEARRLLNERLLHDAMMAGVTVVDPATTWVDVTVTFEADALVHPGTQLLGATHVATGAEVGPNTRLTDTTVAAGARVDNSVADGAVVGEGALVGPYAYLRPGTKLGRKSKAGAYVEMKNAEVGEGTKVPHLSYVGDATIGDHTNIGAASVFVNYDGVNKHHTTIGSHCRTGSDNMFVAPVTIGDGVYTAAGSVITKDVPPGSLAVARGQQRNIEGWVARKRPGSAAAQAASAALQEHDGEQ, from the coding sequence GTGAGCGCCAACCGCCCGGCAGCCGTCGTCGTTCTCGCAGCGGGTGAGGGCACCCGCATGAAGTCGGCGACCCCCAAGGTCCTGCACTCGATCTGCGGCCGGTCCCTCGTCGGGCATGTCGTCGCCGCCGCGCGCGAGCTGGAGCCGGAGCAGCTCGTCGTGATCGTCGGGCACGCCAGGGAGCAGGTGTCGGCGCACCTCGGCGAGATCGACCCCGATGTCCGCACCGCCGTCCAGCTGGAGCAGAACGGCACCGGGCACGCGGTGCGCATGGGCCTGGAGGAGCTGTCCCGTGAGGGCATCCGTCCCGACGGCACCGTGATCGTCGTCTGCGGTGACACCCCGCTGCTCACCGGCACCACCCTGCGGCGCCTGGCCGAGACCCACGCCGCCGACGGCAACGCGGTGACCGTGCTGTCGGCCGAGGTGCCGGACTCGACGGGGTACGGGCGGATCGTCCGGGACGAGGCGACGGGTGCGGTGACGGAGATCGTCGAGCACAAGGACGCCACCGAGACGCAGCGGGCGATCCGCGAGATCAATTCCGGGGTGTTCGCGTTCGACGGCCGGCTGCTGGCGGACGCGCTGGGCAAGGTGCGGACGGACAACAGCCAGGGTGAGGAGTACCTCACCGACGTGCTGGGGATCCTGCGCGAGGCCGGGCACCGGGTGGGCGCGGCGGTCGCCGACGACCACCGGGAGATCCTGGGCATCAACAACCGTGTCCAGCTGGCGGAGGCCCGCCGGCTGCTCAACGAGCGGCTGCTGCACGACGCGATGATGGCCGGTGTGACGGTCGTGGACCCGGCGACGACGTGGGTGGACGTCACGGTGACGTTCGAGGCGGACGCGCTGGTGCACCCGGGGACGCAGCTGCTGGGCGCCACGCATGTGGCCACCGGCGCCGAGGTCGGCCCGAACACGCGGCTGACGGACACCACGGTCGCGGCCGGGGCCCGGGTGGACAACTCGGTGGCCGACGGCGCGGTGGTCGGCGAGGGGGCCCTGGTCGGTCCGTATGCCTATCTGCGGCCCGGGACGAAGCTCGGCCGCAAGTCGAAGGCCGGCGCGTATGTGGAGATGAAGAACGCCGAGGTCGGCGAGGGCACGAAGGTGCCGCATCTCTCCTATGTGGGCGACGCCACGATCGGCGATCACACCAACATCGGTGCCGCGAGCGTCTTCGTGAACTACGACGGTGTGAACAAGCACCACACGACGATCGGCTCGCACTGCCGCACCGGCAGCGACAACATGTTTGTGGCTCCGGTCACGATCGGGGACGGCGTGTACACCGCCGCCGGCTCCGTCATCACCAAGGATGTGCCCCCGGGTTCGCTCGCCGTCGCACGCGGTCAGCAGCGGAATATCGAGGGCTGGGTGGCTCGAAAGCGCCCGGGAAGCGCCGCCGCACAGGCCGCTTCCGCCGCTCTCCAGGAGCACGACGGGGAGCAGTGA
- a CDS encoding lytic transglycosylase domain-containing protein: protein MKILRTRAASVSRQGLCTALLVASLTTAAVGASPPHTAADAGDPAPGPGNPQRLPHGSPNLALPDLVPPPGTPGAPGSGTPDAGPDKATGIPATALAAYKNAEKLAGEQWPTCHVPWELIAGIGKVESDHGGMGGGLRADGSSAKPIIGPPLTGEKFALVRDTDGGRYDGDRQFDHAVGPMQFIPSTWQAYAADGRGTGQKDPNNIFDAAAGTARYLCAGGLDLSKQADVEKAVLRYNSSRDYLNTVLAWMRTYQSGGGGAVSDVPVGSPSGGTTLPTIPTVPTVPTVPTVPTTPSRPTPGNTTPTTPKPNPKPDQNKPGGDKGKPGDHKPKPPATASRLELKSDQEVTADTGKAFPSLTVRAVTADGEPVTGTRVQFEVIGKNGPRFRDGRTTTATVTATTGKDGLATVKGLTAGDKSGTYTVRATIGDRSSTAVDFTAVVTEPTPPKADEIVRPGNTPLSATVGASFGQPISLQANAKGEGKSKPVAKVKITATVLKDGKAAKTGPYFKEGDNRPRTVTVTTGDDGKVDLPPLFADDRTGSFTLLLTTGDGVQLSLPLTVTPKPGQPTESGKPGDKGKDTGKGDKKDTKDSGKKGAPASASPSPKATATRTTG from the coding sequence GTGAAGATACTTCGTACGCGCGCTGCCAGCGTCTCCCGACAGGGACTGTGCACTGCTCTGCTCGTCGCCAGCCTCACCACCGCGGCGGTGGGCGCCAGCCCGCCGCACACCGCGGCGGACGCCGGCGACCCCGCCCCCGGGCCCGGCAACCCGCAGAGACTGCCGCATGGCTCCCCCAACCTCGCCCTGCCCGACCTCGTCCCCCCGCCGGGCACCCCGGGAGCGCCGGGCAGCGGCACTCCCGACGCCGGCCCGGACAAGGCCACCGGCATCCCCGCGACAGCCCTGGCCGCCTACAAGAACGCCGAGAAGCTCGCCGGAGAGCAGTGGCCCACCTGCCACGTGCCCTGGGAACTCATCGCGGGCATCGGCAAGGTGGAGTCCGACCACGGCGGCATGGGCGGCGGCCTCCGCGCCGACGGCTCCAGCGCGAAGCCCATCATCGGCCCGCCCCTGACGGGCGAGAAGTTCGCGCTCGTCCGCGACACGGACGGCGGCCGGTACGACGGCGACCGGCAGTTCGACCACGCCGTCGGGCCGATGCAGTTCATCCCGTCCACCTGGCAGGCCTACGCGGCCGACGGGCGCGGCACCGGCCAGAAGGACCCCAACAACATCTTCGACGCGGCGGCCGGCACCGCCCGCTACCTGTGCGCCGGCGGCCTCGACCTGAGCAAGCAGGCGGACGTCGAGAAGGCCGTCCTCCGCTACAACTCCTCCCGCGACTACCTCAACACGGTGCTCGCCTGGATGCGCACGTACCAGAGCGGCGGCGGGGGCGCCGTGTCCGATGTGCCCGTCGGGTCGCCGTCGGGCGGCACGACCCTGCCGACGATTCCGACGGTCCCGACCGTGCCCACGGTGCCGACCGTGCCCACGACGCCGTCCCGGCCCACGCCGGGCAACACGACGCCGACGACGCCCAAGCCCAACCCGAAGCCCGACCAGAACAAGCCGGGCGGAGACAAGGGCAAGCCCGGGGACCACAAGCCGAAGCCGCCGGCCACGGCCTCCCGCCTGGAGCTGAAGAGCGATCAGGAAGTGACGGCCGACACGGGCAAAGCTTTCCCGTCCCTGACGGTGCGCGCGGTCACCGCCGACGGGGAACCCGTCACAGGCACCCGGGTGCAGTTCGAGGTCATCGGCAAGAACGGCCCGCGCTTCCGCGACGGCCGGACCACCACCGCCACCGTCACCGCCACCACCGGCAAGGACGGCCTGGCCACGGTGAAGGGCCTCACCGCCGGTGACAAGTCCGGGACCTACACGGTCCGCGCGACCATCGGCGACCGGAGCAGTACGGCCGTCGACTTCACCGCGGTCGTCACGGAACCGACGCCGCCCAAGGCCGACGAGATCGTCCGGCCCGGCAACACCCCCTTGTCGGCCACCGTGGGTGCCTCCTTCGGGCAGCCGATCAGCCTCCAGGCCAACGCCAAGGGCGAGGGCAAGAGCAAGCCGGTAGCCAAGGTGAAGATCACGGCGACCGTTCTCAAGGACGGCAAGGCGGCGAAGACCGGTCCGTACTTCAAGGAGGGCGACAACCGGCCCCGCACGGTGACGGTCACCACGGGAGACGACGGCAAGGTGGATCTACCGCCGCTCTTCGCCGACGACCGGACAGGCAGCTTCACGCTTCTCCTCACCACCGGTGACGGCGTCCAGCTTTCCCTGCCCCTGACCGTCACCCCCAAGCCCGGCCAGCCCACCGAATCCGGCAAGCCCGGCGACAAGGGCAAGGACACCGGCAAGGGCGACAAGAAGGACACCAAGGACAGCGGCAAGAAGGGCGCACCCGCCTCCGCTTCCCCGAGCCCCAAGGCCACCGCCACCCGCACCACCGGCTGA
- a CDS encoding sensor histidine kinase has protein sequence MTTTGAITEAGARGAPAGPWWWARRRGMVLDVVLALMSVIECTFEGLSFAHEVGAPGVLGALAGIPVGGALLVRRKWPAAVVLVSIAVTPAEMGVLLGIVGLYTLAAADVPRRIVVVLAVASMAGTLLVSAARFHRDATASGLESSLVTAVLFSSVMALGLTAPPLLLGLYVGARRRLVESLRERADGLERELSLLAERAEERAEWARSEERTRIAREMHDVVAHRVSLMVVHAAALQAVALKDPEKASRNAELVGDMGRQALTELREMLGVLRAKPDGAAEPAAAQEPERLAAVAAAASARVRRSADALATGAADGPRLVQLADLVGQSRQAGMAVEFSVEGEQRTYTARVESTAYRVVQEALTNVHKHAPGAAARVRVAHREGEVALQVENGPSDGGTDAGLPSGGNGLVGMRERVTALGGVFVSGPTDRGGFRVSAVIPDAAEAADAA, from the coding sequence ATGACCACAACGGGGGCAATCACGGAGGCGGGCGCCCGGGGCGCGCCCGCGGGGCCGTGGTGGTGGGCCAGGCGGCGGGGCATGGTGCTGGACGTCGTCCTGGCGTTGATGTCGGTGATCGAGTGCACCTTCGAGGGGCTCTCGTTCGCGCATGAGGTGGGGGCTCCGGGGGTGCTCGGAGCGCTGGCGGGGATACCGGTCGGCGGCGCGCTGCTGGTGCGCCGGAAGTGGCCGGCGGCGGTGGTGCTGGTGTCGATCGCCGTCACCCCGGCCGAGATGGGCGTCCTGCTCGGGATCGTGGGGCTCTACACCCTCGCCGCGGCGGACGTGCCGCGGCGGATCGTCGTCGTCCTCGCGGTGGCCTCTATGGCCGGGACGCTGCTCGTCTCCGCCGCCCGGTTCCACCGCGACGCCACGGCCTCGGGTCTGGAGTCGAGCCTGGTCACGGCGGTCCTCTTCTCCTCCGTCATGGCCCTGGGGCTGACGGCGCCGCCGCTGCTCCTCGGCCTGTACGTGGGCGCCCGCCGCAGGCTGGTGGAGAGCCTGCGCGAGCGGGCCGACGGGCTGGAGCGGGAGCTGTCGCTGCTGGCCGAACGGGCCGAGGAGCGCGCCGAGTGGGCCCGCAGCGAGGAGCGGACGCGGATCGCCCGCGAGATGCACGACGTGGTGGCGCACCGGGTCTCCCTGATGGTGGTGCACGCGGCGGCGCTCCAGGCGGTGGCTTTGAAGGATCCGGAGAAGGCGTCCCGGAACGCCGAGCTCGTCGGTGACATGGGCCGGCAGGCGCTGACCGAGCTGCGCGAGATGCTCGGTGTGCTGCGCGCCAAGCCCGACGGCGCGGCGGAACCGGCGGCGGCGCAGGAGCCCGAGCGGCTGGCGGCGGTGGCCGCGGCGGCCTCGGCGCGGGTGCGGCGGTCCGCCGACGCCTTGGCCACGGGTGCCGCGGACGGGCCGCGCCTCGTCCAACTCGCGGATCTGGTGGGGCAGTCGCGGCAGGCGGGGATGGCCGTCGAGTTCTCGGTCGAGGGTGAGCAGCGCACGTACACCGCCCGGGTGGAGAGCACCGCGTACCGCGTGGTGCAGGAGGCGCTGACCAATGTCCACAAGCACGCGCCCGGGGCCGCGGCCCGGGTGCGGGTCGCGCACCGGGAGGGCGAGGTGGCCCTCCAGGTGGAGAACGGGCCGTCGGACGGCGGGACGGACGCGGGGCTGCCGAGCGGCGGCAACGGTCTGGTCGGGATGCGGGAGCGGGTGACGGCGCTGGGCGGCGTGTTCGTCTCCGGGCCCACGGACCGGGGCGGGTTCCGGGTCTCGGCCGTGATTCCGGACGCGGCGGAGGCGGCGGACGCGGCGTGA
- a CDS encoding SUKH-3 domain-containing protein: MRAFDRTAATRFPVAVDAALREAGWQPGRWDIKAAEKWADALRAHVSPAGHRHTVFPAAVEAWAEFGGLRVAGPGAGKHIAPTPFHIDPLHGLHLARTVADLGRALGTEVCPLGQELDGQALLTIDAHGRVYSLDHTGDWFLGSDIDHAIGALVTGTRPARLTFGG; encoded by the coding sequence ATGCGCGCTTTCGACCGCACCGCAGCCACCCGGTTCCCCGTCGCCGTCGACGCCGCCCTGCGCGAGGCGGGCTGGCAGCCCGGCCGCTGGGACATCAAGGCCGCCGAGAAGTGGGCCGACGCCCTCCGCGCCCATGTGTCGCCCGCCGGACACCGGCACACCGTCTTCCCCGCCGCCGTCGAGGCGTGGGCCGAGTTCGGCGGACTGCGCGTCGCGGGGCCGGGCGCGGGCAAGCACATCGCGCCGACCCCGTTCCACATCGACCCGCTGCACGGACTGCACCTCGCCCGGACCGTCGCCGACCTCGGCCGCGCGCTCGGCACCGAGGTCTGCCCGCTCGGGCAGGAGCTCGACGGGCAGGCGCTCCTCACCATCGACGCCCACGGGCGGGTCTACAGCCTGGACCACACCGGCGACTGGTTCCTCGGCTCCGACATCGACCACGCGATCGGGGCGCTGGTGACGGGGACGCGGCCGGCTCGGCTCACGTTCGGCGGCTGA
- a CDS encoding SMI1/KNR4 family protein yields MTTGRLGQQAAPPNTAYAGQVVHFPDPVRHGRYPQGVRVDEDGYPDFSPYARAAAEIADPPEGFGVDELRLTDYVSANAALHAEGHELWASLHPVATPHGWTWHHVAGTRRLELVPAEVKALLRHHGGLATAAVDQEKRGTRPLQETRPVHFALPQRELAVTEEQVQGVEEDLGYRLPGAYRAFLKAAGGCAPVGAALDAELGLLLDQPFFTVREEAAVNDLVYVNKCLRDHFTKDYLGVAFVQGGVLAVKVKGEATGSVWFCPYDDARDQDGWTVQERVERLLLPCGEDFDAFLSRLAGGPPELETVANLMVDGGFAYAVPVEG; encoded by the coding sequence ATGACGACAGGTCGGCTCGGGCAGCAGGCCGCGCCACCGAACACGGCCTACGCCGGGCAGGTCGTGCACTTCCCGGACCCCGTCCGGCACGGCCGTTACCCCCAGGGCGTGCGGGTGGACGAGGACGGGTACCCCGACTTCTCCCCGTACGCCCGCGCCGCCGCCGAGATCGCGGATCCGCCGGAGGGCTTCGGCGTGGACGAGCTGCGGCTGACCGACTACGTCTCCGCCAACGCCGCGCTGCACGCGGAGGGCCACGAACTCTGGGCGAGCCTGCACCCGGTGGCCACCCCGCACGGCTGGACCTGGCACCACGTGGCCGGAACGCGCCGGCTGGAGCTGGTGCCGGCCGAGGTGAAGGCGCTGCTGCGGCACCACGGCGGGCTGGCGACGGCCGCCGTGGACCAGGAGAAGCGCGGCACCCGGCCGCTCCAGGAGACCCGGCCGGTGCACTTCGCGCTCCCGCAGCGGGAACTGGCCGTGACGGAGGAGCAGGTGCAGGGCGTCGAGGAGGACCTCGGCTACCGGCTGCCCGGCGCCTACCGGGCGTTCCTCAAGGCGGCCGGCGGCTGCGCCCCGGTGGGCGCCGCGCTCGACGCGGAGCTGGGACTGCTGCTGGACCAGCCGTTCTTCACGGTCCGCGAGGAGGCGGCGGTCAACGACCTCGTCTACGTCAACAAGTGCCTGCGCGACCACTTCACCAAGGACTACCTCGGGGTGGCCTTCGTGCAGGGCGGTGTGCTGGCGGTCAAGGTGAAGGGCGAGGCGACCGGTTCGGTCTGGTTCTGCCCGTACGACGACGCCCGCGACCAGGACGGCTGGACGGTGCAGGAGCGGGTGGAGCGGCTGCTGCTGCCCTGTGGTGAGGACTTCGACGCCTTCCTGTCCCGGCTGGCGGGCGGACCGCCCGAGCTGGAGACGGTGGCGAACCTGATGGTCGACGGCGGCTTCGCGTACGCCGTCCCGGTGGAGGGGTGA
- a CDS encoding coiled-coil domain-containing protein — translation MSASVSPDGFTVVRGRGYRPDQVERALAEFARQRDTSWERAARLTVLAREMEDEVQRLRQVVAQLPPQTYETLGPRAQGLIATAEAEALGLKERTDAEAAEMHDAAGAYARKVRDAAHEYQVEVRAEAEEWARQAQLAAQTVADELRATARQDAKQWRADAEAALQEMRERTAAMLADQEKEHAERWEAAGREDAEREAAMDARVAAMEEYARSTLNEAQRRYADAEEAARHGQEDAEAQAASLIAQARVREERIARETERVLREHEERREELRSHMAHVRHSLAALTGKPVAEDPALGD, via the coding sequence ATGAGTGCATCGGTGTCACCTGACGGTTTCACTGTCGTACGAGGCCGCGGCTACCGGCCTGACCAGGTTGAGCGCGCTCTCGCCGAGTTCGCGCGGCAGCGCGACACCTCCTGGGAGCGCGCGGCGCGGCTCACCGTCCTCGCGCGGGAGATGGAGGACGAGGTCCAGCGCCTCCGGCAGGTGGTGGCGCAGCTGCCCCCGCAGACGTACGAGACGCTGGGGCCCCGCGCCCAGGGCCTGATCGCCACCGCGGAGGCGGAGGCGCTCGGCCTGAAGGAGCGGACGGACGCCGAGGCCGCCGAGATGCACGACGCGGCGGGCGCCTACGCCCGCAAGGTCCGCGACGCCGCCCACGAGTACCAGGTCGAGGTGCGGGCGGAGGCCGAGGAGTGGGCCCGGCAGGCGCAACTCGCGGCTCAGACGGTCGCGGACGAGCTCCGCGCGACGGCCCGTCAGGACGCCAAGCAGTGGCGCGCCGACGCCGAGGCGGCCCTTCAGGAGATGCGGGAACGCACCGCCGCGATGCTGGCCGACCAGGAGAAGGAGCACGCCGAGCGCTGGGAGGCGGCGGGCCGCGAGGACGCCGAGCGCGAGGCCGCGATGGACGCGCGGGTGGCCGCCATGGAGGAGTACGCGCGGTCCACCCTCAACGAGGCGCAGCGCCGGTACGCGGACGCCGAGGAGGCGGCGCGGCACGGCCAGGAGGACGCGGAGGCGCAGGCCGCGTCGCTGATCGCGCAGGCCCGGGTACGGGAGGAGCGGATCGCGCGGGAGACCGAGCGGGTGCTCCGGGAGCACGAGGAGCGGCGCGAGGAGTTGCGATCGCACATGGCCCACGTGCGGCACAGCCTCGCCGCCCTGACGGGCAAGCCGGTGGCCGAGGACCCGGCGCTGGGCGACTGA
- a CDS encoding YwqJ-related putative deaminase, with translation MHTTQDHQPLTGSTDGRTAAPGDPRLSWSATEDADRPPVLLHRRDGILPAVAAALSVRGTTLTCTAGKAEQPPALHPLVQDFLDTLTSDRRERFTGRCPEALLLTRFLTTHEAGRSKRASRKPLTHGEARRALKQSKITARHIREDGDPRHGAYAPPCRSCTALLAHFGVRAIDPTTTERGRP, from the coding sequence ATGCACACAACACAGGACCACCAACCCCTGACCGGGAGCACCGACGGTCGGACCGCCGCGCCCGGCGACCCCCGGCTCAGCTGGAGCGCCACCGAGGACGCCGACCGTCCACCGGTGCTGCTCCACCGCCGCGACGGCATCCTGCCCGCCGTCGCCGCCGCGCTCTCCGTCCGCGGCACCACGCTGACCTGCACCGCGGGCAAGGCAGAACAGCCACCCGCCCTGCACCCCCTCGTCCAGGACTTCCTGGACACACTCACCAGCGACCGCCGCGAGCGCTTCACCGGCCGCTGCCCCGAGGCGCTGCTCCTCACCCGCTTCCTCACCACCCACGAGGCGGGCCGCAGCAAACGTGCCTCCCGCAAACCGCTCACCCACGGCGAGGCCCGCCGCGCGCTCAAGCAGTCGAAGATCACCGCCCGGCACATCCGCGAGGACGGCGATCCCCGGCACGGCGCCTACGCCCCGCCCTGCCGGTCCTGCACCGCGCTCCTCGCCCACTTCGGCGTCCGCGCCATCGACCCCACCACCACGGAACGAGGCAGGCCCTGA
- a CDS encoding SUKH-4 family immunity protein, producing MVTFAQAQERAERWVNGDVPAYLHREVKVREFDLGFVAWAEDREGVASTDSARSRLVIARDSGETTLWPGLPVGEVIRRYEEEYGTAAEPAPVADEPPRRVDLNATSFLLSPPQWLQDAADAMGIPDRKREREPERERDSAAARSGSAEADDTSGGVGAAAATGTSGVPGASGGTSGGGPAGATGSGAAAPASAPASSGASGASGAPRADKAPGPENASTSTPSPSPSASPSQAPAPEPVWAGADVSTHADDDTGNLPATVLAPALSGSDADDTPPPGVRPDAKTELMPGGSSLPRTRLAPAIEEPGGSRPAPGAPAGPPAAPGPVVPPQAPNVPPAGPAAPPAAPNAPAGAGGSGHQVPAGGSAAYAATMLATPGTPGMPGMPGAPGGPAGPGAAPAASAPPGPGAGPSAPGVPPVPAAPAAPGVPPAQPGTPPAAPGTPPGGVHAAATMLAGANVPGAPNVPAAPGAPGVPGAPAAPNSAGAPGGSTPPGAPGGPGVHPPAAPGAPGAAPGAAAPGPHAPGAPGAPGAPGAPAGGVHAAATMLASPGAPGVPPVPNAPQPPGGYGYPQPPAGVPTVGPGYMAVLRYRAQDGSEQQVIRRSAPGTPHPEWQILHELRSMNVPPQQVLELHTELESCDLPGGYCARMVRETWPQVRVSHTAAYGSDHAGRQQGVRHLLEHQGELHQVAGAPARPAPNRVPLPQPHQVRPAPPAAVEAIAQELLESFGPQGVFRFDQRAVSRQGVPDVVAQTLVWAGLPADFGPFFWAQAQPGRPVPTLAELAVERGVQPASDAGSYLVMGSDFGRQLCVQYGTAHIVAVPLEAGPDGRPAVPQFVNTSLPQFVRSLALLGRMWRWRYGLTPEQAGRWTVDFQDQIAALDPVAFSSPENWWAVLLEQMWDGLF from the coding sequence GTGGTGACCTTCGCGCAGGCTCAGGAGCGCGCGGAGCGCTGGGTCAACGGCGACGTTCCGGCGTATCTGCACCGCGAGGTGAAGGTGCGCGAGTTCGACCTGGGCTTCGTCGCCTGGGCCGAGGACCGCGAGGGCGTGGCCTCCACGGACAGCGCCCGCTCGCGGCTGGTGATCGCGCGCGACAGCGGGGAGACCACGCTGTGGCCCGGGCTGCCGGTCGGCGAGGTGATCCGGCGGTACGAGGAGGAGTACGGCACCGCGGCCGAGCCGGCGCCGGTGGCGGACGAGCCGCCGCGGCGGGTGGACCTGAACGCGACGTCGTTCCTGCTGAGCCCGCCGCAGTGGCTCCAGGACGCGGCCGACGCGATGGGCATCCCGGACCGCAAGCGCGAGCGGGAGCCGGAGCGGGAGCGGGACTCCGCGGCGGCGCGGTCCGGTTCCGCTGAGGCGGATGACACGTCGGGCGGGGTGGGCGCGGCGGCTGCGACGGGTACGTCCGGTGTGCCGGGTGCGTCCGGCGGTACGTCCGGCGGAGGCCCCGCCGGTGCGACGGGCTCCGGGGCGGCCGCTCCCGCTTCTGCTCCCGCATCGAGTGGTGCGTCCGGTGCGTCCGGTGCGCCCAGGGCGGACAAGGCCCCGGGCCCAGAGAACGCGTCCACTTCGACCCCCTCCCCTTCCCCTTCTGCCTCCCCTTCTCAGGCGCCGGCCCCCGAGCCCGTCTGGGCGGGTGCCGACGTCTCGACGCATGCGGACGACGACACCGGGAACCTGCCCGCGACCGTCCTCGCGCCGGCGCTGTCCGGTTCGGACGCCGACGACACGCCCCCGCCGGGCGTGCGGCCGGACGCGAAGACCGAGCTGATGCCCGGGGGCAGTTCGCTGCCGCGAACGCGGCTGGCCCCCGCGATCGAGGAGCCCGGCGGCTCGCGTCCGGCGCCGGGCGCTCCGGCCGGACCGCCGGCCGCGCCTGGTCCCGTCGTCCCGCCGCAGGCGCCGAACGTGCCGCCCGCGGGCCCGGCCGCGCCGCCGGCCGCCCCCAACGCCCCTGCGGGCGCCGGTGGTTCGGGTCACCAGGTGCCCGCCGGCGGGTCGGCCGCCTACGCGGCGACGATGCTCGCGACGCCGGGCACTCCCGGGATGCCCGGGATGCCGGGGGCGCCCGGTGGCCCGGCGGGTCCTGGCGCCGCACCCGCCGCGTCCGCCCCGCCCGGCCCTGGAGCGGGCCCGTCCGCCCCGGGCGTCCCGCCCGTACCGGCCGCGCCCGCGGCCCCCGGCGTACCCCCTGCGCAGCCGGGGACGCCGCCCGCCGCGCCCGGGACGCCGCCGGGCGGTGTGCACGCCGCCGCGACGATGCTCGCCGGGGCCAACGTGCCGGGGGCCCCGAACGTACCCGCCGCACCCGGCGCACCGGGAGTCCCCGGAGCCCCGGCCGCGCCGAACTCCGCCGGCGCACCGGGCGGTTCCACGCCCCCCGGCGCCCCCGGAGGCCCCGGCGTACACCCGCCGGCCGCCCCCGGCGCCCCGGGCGCCGCTCCCGGCGCCGCCGCGCCGGGCCCGCACGCTCCCGGCGCACCGGGCGCGCCCGGAGCCCCGGGCGCCCCGGCGGGCGGCGTGCACGCCGCGGCGACGATGCTCGCGAGCCCCGGTGCGCCGGGTGTCCCGCCGGTGCCCAACGCCCCGCAGCCGCCCGGCGGTTACGGCTACCCGCAGCCGCCGGCCGGTGTCCCGACCGTCGGCCCCGGCTATATGGCCGTTCTCCGCTACCGCGCCCAGGACGGTTCGGAGCAGCAGGTCATCCGGCGCAGCGCGCCGGGCACCCCGCACCCGGAGTGGCAGATCCTGCACGAGCTGCGGTCGATGAACGTGCCGCCACAGCAGGTGCTGGAGCTCCACACCGAGCTGGAGTCCTGCGACCTGCCGGGCGGTTACTGCGCGCGGATGGTCCGTGAGACCTGGCCGCAGGTGCGCGTCAGCCACACCGCGGCGTACGGCAGCGATCACGCCGGCCGCCAGCAGGGCGTACGCCACCTGCTGGAGCACCAGGGCGAGCTGCACCAGGTCGCCGGCGCCCCCGCCCGTCCGGCCCCGAACCGGGTGCCGCTGCCGCAGCCGCACCAGGTGCGCCCGGCCCCGCCGGCCGCGGTCGAGGCCATCGCGCAGGAACTGCTGGAATCGTTCGGTCCGCAGGGCGTCTTCCGTTTCGACCAGCGTGCCGTGTCCCGGCAGGGCGTCCCGGACGTGGTGGCGCAGACGCTGGTGTGGGCGGGGCTGCCGGCCGACTTCGGGCCGTTCTTCTGGGCGCAGGCCCAGCCGGGCCGCCCGGTGCCGACGCTCGCGGAACTGGCGGTCGAGCGCGGGGTCCAGCCGGCGTCGGACGCCGGTTCGTACCTGGTGATGGGCAGCGACTTCGGACGGCAGCTCTGCGTCCAGTACGGTACGGCGCACATCGTGGCCGTCCCGCTGGAGGCGGGCCCCGACGGACGGCCGGCCGTGCCGCAGTTCGTCAACACGAGCCTTCCTCAGTTCGTACGCTCTTTGGCGTTGCTCGGGCGCATGTGGCGCTGGCGCTACGGTCTGACGCCGGAGCAGGCTGGGCGCTGGACCGTGGACTTCCAGGACCAGATCGCCGCGCTGGACCCGGTGGCCTTCTCGTCGCCGGAGAACTGGTGGGCGGTGCTGCTGGAGCAGATGTGGGACGGTCTCTTCTAG